The following proteins are co-located in the Theropithecus gelada isolate Dixy chromosome 19, Tgel_1.0, whole genome shotgun sequence genome:
- the PRR19 gene encoding proline-rich protein 19 isoform X1, whose product MDTRGPVSQLFQQPEKPGRVRRRKTRRERNKALVGSRRPLAHHDPPVAIRDPPVVPTASKLVVITQGRLSREHRGLFNHEVKSLDVARLLSSGTLVPGSPTLPAKLSPSPGRAQETAPQSRDKENQMPGGSGPGPPSSPELPGVGQLLAELQCQLSLPQAFPRRNLIQDARDAIVHTLQACHGCVPDLALVLRGCQPPLPGEPHSCPCTPLPFVDSSSAGLYASFSVPGAKPGVSERKMTPFWINSPDQVPEEGRQRKQQGTKEFTFPMPYTSSMPTAHRGSMAPPRGPWPPYFPSLSSPSGTAWGPPTAFDLLKSIWLVATPPPPRPWGVGLPQPLPQPSSPLLPRTSVLDWSPCPASPPPSLSWVVAQSSPEAWSFPPMRLY is encoded by the coding sequence ATGGATACCCGGGGACCAGTCTCCCAACTTTTTCAGCAGCCTGAGAAACCTGGTCGTGTCCGCCGTCGGAAGACTAGGCGAGAACGTAACAAGGCCCTGGTGGGCAGCCGCCGGCCATTAGCCCATCACGATCCTCCTGTGGCCATTCGGGATCCACCTGTGGTCCCTACTGCCTCCAAGCTCGTGGTCATAACCCAAGGCCGGCTGAGCCGGGAGCATCGGGGTCTCTTCAACCACGAGGTGAAATCCCTAGATGTTGCAAGGCTGCTTAGCAGTGGGACACTGGTGCCAGGCAGCCCCACACTCCCCGCCAAGCTCTCCCCAAGCCCAGGCAGGGCCCAGGAAACAGCCCCACAATCCAGGGACAAAGAGAACCAGATGCCTGGAGGTTCGGGCCCAGGCCCACCCAGTTCCCCAGAGTTGCCTGGCGTGGGGCAGCTGCTGGCAGAGCTGCAGTGTCAGCTGAGTTTGCCACAGGCCTTCCCCCGGAGGAACCTGATTCAGGATGCCAGGGATGCCATCGTGCATACCTTGCAGGCCTGTCATGGTTGTGTGCCTGACCTTGCACTGGTGCTTCGGGGCTGCCAGCCACCCTTGCCAGGTGAGCCTCACTCCTGCCCCTGTACTCCCCTTCCCTTTGTCGACTCTAGCTCAGCTGGCCTCTATGCTTCTTTCTCTGTGCCAGGGGCCAAGCCTGGGGTCTCTGAGAGAAAGATGACACCCTTCTGGATCAATAGCCCTGATCAAGTCCCAGAGGAGGGGAGGCAAAGGAAGCAACAAGGGACAAAGGAGTTCACCTTCCCCATGCCCTACACCTCCAGCATGCCCACTGCGCACAGGGGGAGTATGGCACCACCAAGAGGTCCCTGGCCACCATACTTTCCCTCACTGTCTTCGCCATCTGGAACAGCCTGGGGTCCTCCAACAGCGTTTGACTTGCTAAAAAGCATCTGGCTGGTAGCCACGCCACCCCCTCCTCGGCCCTGGGGGGTTGGCCTCCCtcagcccctgcctcagccttcatcACCCCTGTTGCCCCGAACCTCTGTCCTGGACTGGAGCCCCTGCCCCGCTTCCCCACCGCCCAGCCTCTCCTGGGTAGTGGCCCAGAGCAGTCCGGAAGCCTGGTCTTTTCCACCCATGAGACTGTACTGA
- the PRR19 gene encoding proline-rich protein 19 isoform X2, translating to MDTRGPVSQLFQQPEKPGRVRRRKTRRERNKALVGSRRPLAHHDPPVAIRDPPVVPTASKLVVITQGRLSREHRGLFNHEVKSLDVARLLSSGTLVPGSPTLPAKLSPSPGRAQETAPQSRDKENQMPGGSGPGPPSSPELPGVGQLLAELQCQLSLPQAFPRRNLIQDARDAIVHTLQACHGCVPDLALVLRGCQPPLPGAKPGVSERKMTPFWINSPDQVPEEGRQRKQQGTKEFTFPMPYTSSMPTAHRGSMAPPRGPWPPYFPSLSSPSGTAWGPPTAFDLLKSIWLVATPPPPRPWGVGLPQPLPQPSSPLLPRTSVLDWSPCPASPPPSLSWVVAQSSPEAWSFPPMRLY from the exons ATGGATACCCGGGGACCAGTCTCCCAACTTTTTCAGCAGCCTGAGAAACCTGGTCGTGTCCGCCGTCGGAAGACTAGGCGAGAACGTAACAAGGCCCTGGTGGGCAGCCGCCGGCCATTAGCCCATCACGATCCTCCTGTGGCCATTCGGGATCCACCTGTGGTCCCTACTGCCTCCAAGCTCGTGGTCATAACCCAAGGCCGGCTGAGCCGGGAGCATCGGGGTCTCTTCAACCACGAGGTGAAATCCCTAGATGTTGCAAGGCTGCTTAGCAGTGGGACACTGGTGCCAGGCAGCCCCACACTCCCCGCCAAGCTCTCCCCAAGCCCAGGCAGGGCCCAGGAAACAGCCCCACAATCCAGGGACAAAGAGAACCAGATGCCTGGAGGTTCGGGCCCAGGCCCACCCAGTTCCCCAGAGTTGCCTGGCGTGGGGCAGCTGCTGGCAGAGCTGCAGTGTCAGCTGAGTTTGCCACAGGCCTTCCCCCGGAGGAACCTGATTCAGGATGCCAGGGATGCCATCGTGCATACCTTGCAGGCCTGTCATGGTTGTGTGCCTGACCTTGCACTGGTGCTTCGGGGCTGCCAGCCACCCTTGCCAG GGGCCAAGCCTGGGGTCTCTGAGAGAAAGATGACACCCTTCTGGATCAATAGCCCTGATCAAGTCCCAGAGGAGGGGAGGCAAAGGAAGCAACAAGGGACAAAGGAGTTCACCTTCCCCATGCCCTACACCTCCAGCATGCCCACTGCGCACAGGGGGAGTATGGCACCACCAAGAGGTCCCTGGCCACCATACTTTCCCTCACTGTCTTCGCCATCTGGAACAGCCTGGGGTCCTCCAACAGCGTTTGACTTGCTAAAAAGCATCTGGCTGGTAGCCACGCCACCCCCTCCTCGGCCCTGGGGGGTTGGCCTCCCtcagcccctgcctcagccttcatcACCCCTGTTGCCCCGAACCTCTGTCCTGGACTGGAGCCCCTGCCCCGCTTCCCCACCGCCCAGCCTCTCCTGGGTAGTGGCCCAGAGCAGTCCGGAAGCCTGGTCTTTTCCACCCATGAGACTGTACTGA
- the PAFAH1B3 gene encoding platelet-activating factor acetylhydrolase IB subunit gamma isoform X3 — MSREENPASKPTPVQDVQGDGRWMSLHHRFVADSKDKEPEVVFIGDSLVQLMHQCEIWRELFSPLHALNFGIGGDGTQHVLWRLENGELEHIRPKIVVVWVGTNNHGHTAEQGLLPRGQHPNPLREKNRRVNELVRAALAGHPRAHFLDADPGFVHSDGTISHHDMYDYLHLSRLGYTPVCRALHSLLLRLLAQDQGQGAPLLEPAP, encoded by the exons ATGAGCCGAGAGGAGAACCCAGCCAGCAAGCCCACGCCGGTGCAGGACGTACAGGGCGACGGGCGCTGGATGTCCCTG CACCATCGGTTCGTGGCTGACAGCAAAGATAAAGAACCCGAAGTCGTCTTCATCGGGGACTCCTTGGTCCAGCTAATGCACCAGTGCGAG ATCTGGCGGGAGCTCTTTTCTCCTCTGCATGCACTTAACTTTGGCATCGGTGGTGATGGCACACAGCATGTACTGTGGCGGCTGGAGAATGGGGAGCTGGAACACATCCGGCCCAAG ATTGTGGTGGTCTGGGTGGGCACCAACAACCACGGACACACAGCAGAGCAG GGTCTGCTTCCGCGAGGCCAGCATCCCAACCCACTTCGGGAGAAGAACCGACGGGTGAATGAGCTGGTACGGGCAGCACTGGCTGGCCATCCTCGGGCCCACTTCCTAGATGCCGACCCTGGCTTTGTGCACTCAGATGGCACCATCAGCCACCATGACATGTATGATTACCTACATCTGAGCCGCCTGGGCTACACACCTGTTTGCCGGGCTCTGCACTCCCTGCTTCTGCGTCTGCTGGCCCAAGACCAGGGCCAAGGTGCTCCCCTGCTGGAGCCCGCACCCTAA
- the PAFAH1B3 gene encoding platelet-activating factor acetylhydrolase IB subunit gamma isoform X1: MSREENPASKPTPVQDVQGDGRWMSLHHRFVADSKDKEPEVVFIGDSLVQLMHQCEIWRELFSPLHALNFGIGGDGTQHVLWRLENGELEHIRPKIVVVWVGTNNHGHTAEQVTGGIKAIVQLVNERQPQARVVVLGLLPRGQHPNPLREKNRRVNELVRAALAGHPRAHFLDADPGFVHSDGTISHHDMYDYLHLSRLGYTPVCRALHSLLLRLLAQDQGQGAPLLEPAP; this comes from the exons ATGAGCCGAGAGGAGAACCCAGCCAGCAAGCCCACGCCGGTGCAGGACGTACAGGGCGACGGGCGCTGGATGTCCCTG CACCATCGGTTCGTGGCTGACAGCAAAGATAAAGAACCCGAAGTCGTCTTCATCGGGGACTCCTTGGTCCAGCTAATGCACCAGTGCGAG ATCTGGCGGGAGCTCTTTTCTCCTCTGCATGCACTTAACTTTGGCATCGGTGGTGATGGCACACAGCATGTACTGTGGCGGCTGGAGAATGGGGAGCTGGAACACATCCGGCCCAAG ATTGTGGTGGTCTGGGTGGGCACCAACAACCACGGACACACAGCAGAGCAGGTGACTGGTGGCATCAAGGCCATTGTGCAACTGGTGAATGAGCGGCAGCCCCAGGCCCGGGTTGTGGTGCTG GGTCTGCTTCCGCGAGGCCAGCATCCCAACCCACTTCGGGAGAAGAACCGACGGGTGAATGAGCTGGTACGGGCAGCACTGGCTGGCCATCCTCGGGCCCACTTCCTAGATGCCGACCCTGGCTTTGTGCACTCAGATGGCACCATCAGCCACCATGACATGTATGATTACCTACATCTGAGCCGCCTGGGCTACACACCTGTTTGCCGGGCTCTGCACTCCCTGCTTCTGCGTCTGCTGGCCCAAGACCAGGGCCAAGGTGCTCCCCTGCTGGAGCCCGCACCCTAA
- the PAFAH1B3 gene encoding platelet-activating factor acetylhydrolase IB subunit gamma isoform X2 has protein sequence MSREENPASKPTPVQDVQGDGRWMSLHHRFVADSKDKEPEVVFIGDSLVQLMHQCEIWRELFSPLHALNFGIGGDGTQHVLWRLENGELEHIRPKIVVVWVGTNNHGHTAEQVTGGIKAIVQLGLLPRGQHPNPLREKNRRVNELVRAALAGHPRAHFLDADPGFVHSDGTISHHDMYDYLHLSRLGYTPVCRALHSLLLRLLAQDQGQGAPLLEPAP, from the exons ATGAGCCGAGAGGAGAACCCAGCCAGCAAGCCCACGCCGGTGCAGGACGTACAGGGCGACGGGCGCTGGATGTCCCTG CACCATCGGTTCGTGGCTGACAGCAAAGATAAAGAACCCGAAGTCGTCTTCATCGGGGACTCCTTGGTCCAGCTAATGCACCAGTGCGAG ATCTGGCGGGAGCTCTTTTCTCCTCTGCATGCACTTAACTTTGGCATCGGTGGTGATGGCACACAGCATGTACTGTGGCGGCTGGAGAATGGGGAGCTGGAACACATCCGGCCCAAG ATTGTGGTGGTCTGGGTGGGCACCAACAACCACGGACACACAGCAGAGCAGGTGACTGGTGGCATCAAGGCCATTGTGCAACTG GGTCTGCTTCCGCGAGGCCAGCATCCCAACCCACTTCGGGAGAAGAACCGACGGGTGAATGAGCTGGTACGGGCAGCACTGGCTGGCCATCCTCGGGCCCACTTCCTAGATGCCGACCCTGGCTTTGTGCACTCAGATGGCACCATCAGCCACCATGACATGTATGATTACCTACATCTGAGCCGCCTGGGCTACACACCTGTTTGCCGGGCTCTGCACTCCCTGCTTCTGCGTCTGCTGGCCCAAGACCAGGGCCAAGGTGCTCCCCTGCTGGAGCCCGCACCCTAA
- the CIC gene encoding protein capicua homolog isoform X8 yields the protein MYSAHRPLMPASSAASRGLGMFVWTNVEPRSVAVFPWHSLVPFLAPSQPDPSVQPSEAQQPASHPVASNQSKEPAESAAVAHERPPGGTGGADPGRPPGATCPESPGPGPPHPLGVVEPGKGPPPTTEEEAPGPPGEPRLDSETESDHDDAFLSIMSPEIQLPLPPGKRRTQSLSALPKERDSSSEKDGRSPNKREKDHIRRPMNAFMIFSKRHRALVHQRHPNQDNRTVSKILGEWWYALGPKEKQKYHDLAFQVKEAHFKAHPDWKWCNKDRKKSSSEAKPTSLGLAGGHKETRERSMSETGTAAAPGVSSELLSVAAQTLLSSDAKVPGSSSCGAERLHTVGGPGSARPRAFSHSGVHSLDGGEVDSQALQELTQMVSGPASYSGPKPSTQYGAPGPFAAPGEGGALAATGRPSLLPTRASRSQRAASEDMTSDEERMVICEEEGDDDVIADDGFGTTDIDLKCKERVTDSESGDSSGEDPEGNKGFGRKVFSPVIRSSFTHCRPPLDPEPPGPPDPPVAFGKGYGSTPSSSASSPASSSASAATSFSLGSGTFKAQESGQGSTAGPLRPPLPGAGGPATPSKATRFLPTDPTTFRRKRPESVGGLEPPGPSVIAAPPSGGGSILQTLVLPPNKEEQEGGGARVPSAPAPSLAYGAPAAPLSRPAATMVTNVVRPVSSTPVPIASKPFPTSGRAEASPNDTAGARTEMGTGSRVPGGSPLGVSLVYSDKKSAAATSPAPHLVAGPLLGTVGKAPATVTNLLVGTPGYGAPAPPAVQFIAQGAPGGGTTAGSGAGAGSGPNGPVPLGILQPGALGKAGGITQVQYILPTLPQQLQVAPAPAPAPGTKAATPSGPAPTTSIRFTLPPGTSTNGKVLAATAPTPGIPILQSVPSAPPPKAQSVSPVQAPPPGGSAQLLPGKVLVPLAAPSMSVRGGGAGQPLPLVSPPFSVPVQNGAQPPSKIIQLTPVPVSTPSGLVPPLSPATLPGPTSQPQKVLLPSSTRITYVQSAGGHALPLGTSPASSQAGTVTSYGPTSSVALGFTSLGPSGPAFVQPLLSAGQAPLLAPGQVGVSPVPSPQLPPACAAPGGPVITAFYSGSPAPTSSAPLAQPSQAPPSLVYTVATSTTPPAATILPKGPPATATPAPTSPFPSATAGSMTYSLVAPKAQRPSPKAPQKVKAAIASIPVGSFEAGASGRPGPAPRQPLEPGPVREPTAPESELEGQPTPPAPPPAPETWTPTARSSPPPPPPAEERTSAKGPETMASKFPSSSSDWRVPGQGLENRGEPPTPPSPAPAPAVAPGGSESSSGRAAGDTPERKEAAGTGKKVKVRPPPLKKTFDSVDNRVLSEVDFEERFAELPEFRPEEVLPSPTLQSLATSPRAILGSYRKKRKNSTDLDSAPEDPTSPKRKMRRRSSCSSEPNTPKSAKCEGDIFTFDRTGTEAEDVLGELEYEKVPYSSLRRTLDQRRALVMQLFQDHGFFPSAQATAAFQARYADIFPSKVCLQLKIREVRQKIMQAATPTEQPPGAEAPLPVPPPTGTAAAPAPTPSPAGGPDPTSPSSDSGTVQAAPPLPPPPESGPGQPGWEGAPQPSPPPPGPSTAATGR from the exons ATGTATTCGGCCCACAGGCCCCTGATGCCCGCGTCCAGCGCGGCCTCCCGTGGCCTCGGCATGTTCG TGTGGACGAATGTGGAACCTCGCTCTGTGGCTGTGTTCCCCTGGCACTCCTTAGTCCCCTTCCTGGCACCCAGCCAGCCTGACCCCTCCGTGCAGCCGAGCGAGGCCCAGCAACCTGCCAGCCACCCAGTGGCCTCCAACCAGAGCAAAG AACCTGCTGAGTCGGCAGCTGTTGCTCATGAAAGGCCACCAGGTGGGACAGGGGGTGCTGACCCTGGGCGGCCCCCTGGAGCCACATGCCCTGAGAGCCCAGGACCCGGACCCCCACACCCTTTGGGGGTGGTGGAACCTGGTAAGGGTCCGCCTCCCACCACAGAGGAGGAGGCCCCTGGCCCCCCAGGAGAGCCCCGACTGGACAGTGAGACAGAGAGTGACCATGATGATGC CTTCCTCTCCATCATGTCTCCTGAGATCCAGTTGCCTCTACCGCCTGGAAAACGTCGGACCCAGTCCCTCAGTGCCCTACCCAAGGAACGGGACTCATCTTCTGAGAAGGATGGACGCAGCCCCAACAAG CGGGAGAAGGACCACATCCGGCGGCCCATGAATGCCTTCATGATCTTCAGCAAGCGGCACCGGGCCTTGGTCCACCAGCGTCATCCCAACCAGGACAACCGGACCGTCAGCAAGATCCTGGGCGAGTGGTGGTATGCCTTGGGGCCCAAGGAGAAGCAGAAGTACCACGACCTGGCCTTCCAG GTGAAGGAGGCCCACTTCAAGGCCCACCCAGATTGGAAGTGGTGCAACAAGGACCGAAAGAAGTCCAGCTCGGAGGCCAAGCCCACGAGCCTGGGGCTGGCAGGAGGGCACAAGGAGACGCGGGAGCGGAGCATGTCGGAGACGGGCACTGCCGCTGCCCCTGGGG TGTCCTCTGAGCTCCTGTCCGTCGCAGCCCAGACACTCCTGAGCTCGGACGCCAAGGTTCCAGGGAGCAGCTCCTGTGGGGCAGAACGGCTACACACAGTTGGGGGACCTGGCTCAGCTCGGCCCCGAGCTTTCTCTCACAGTGGGGTACACAGCCTGGATGGCGGCGAAGTAGACAGTCAGGCACTGCAGGAACTGACGCAG ATGGTGTCTGGCCCTGCATCGTACTCTGGCCCAAAGCCTTCTACCCAGTATGGAGCTCCAGGTCCCTTTGCAGCCCCCGGTGAGGGAGGTGCCTTGGCGGCCACCGGGCGGCCTTCGCTGCTGCCCACCCGAGCTTCTCGTTCTCAGCGTGCGGCCAGTGAGGACATGACGAGTGATGAGGAGCGCATGGTCATCTGTGAGGAGGAAGGGGATGATGATGTCATTG CTGATGATGGCTTCGGCACCACTGACATTGATCTCAAGTGCAAGGAGCGGGTGACCGACAGCGAGAGTGGGGACAGCTCTGGGGAGGACCCAGAGGGCAACAAG GGCTTTGGTCGGAAGGTGTTTTCACCTGTGATCCGTTCCTCCTTTACCCACTGCCGTCCCCCACTGGACCCTGAGCCCCCAGGGCCCCCGGATCCTCCTGTAGCCTTTGGCAAAGGCTATGGTTCCACCCCATCCTCCTCTGCGTCCTCACCTgcttcctcctcagcctcggcAGCCACCTCCTTCTCACTGGGCTCAGGAACCTTCAAGGCCCAGGAATCTGGTCAGGGCAGCACAGCGGGCCCCCTACGGCCCCCGCTCCCTGGGGCGGGGGGTCCAGCGACACCTTCCAAGGCTACCCGGTTCCTCCCAACGGATCCTACCACCTTCCGGCGCAAGAGACCTGAAAGTGTGGGTGGCCTGGAGCCGCCAGGCCCCTCAGTCATCGCGGCCCCTCCCAGCGGAGGAGGAAGCATTCTGCAGACACTGGTGCTGCCCCCAAACAAGGAGGAGCAAGAGGGTGGCGGAGCCAGAGTGCCCTCCGCCCCCGCCCCATCACTGGCCTACGGGGCCCCAGCAGCTCCCCTGTCCCGTCCTGCTGCCACCATGGTCACCAACGTGGTGCGGCCTGTCAGCAGCACTCCTGTGCCCATCGCCTCTAAGCCCTTCCCCACCTCTGGCCGGGCTGAGGCGTCTCCAAATGACACAGCAGGTGCCAGGACTGAAATGGGCACTGGGTCTCGGGTGCCTGGGGGCTCCCCGCTGGGTGTCAGCTTAGTGTATTCAGACAAGAAGTCGGCAGCAGCCACCTCACCAGCCCCACATTTGGTGGCTGGACCCCTGCTGGGCACTGTGGGAAAGGCGCCTGCCACTGTCACTAACCTACTGGTGGGCACCCCGGGGTATGGGGCCCCTGCGCCCCCTGCTGTCCAGTTCATTGCCCAGGGGGCCCCTGGCGGTGGGACCACTGCGGGCTCAGGAGCAGGTGCTGGGAGTGGCCCCAATGGGCCAGTACCCCTGGGCATCCTGCAACCAGGTGCCCTGGGCAAGGCTGGGGGAATCACCCAGGTACAGTACATCCTGCCCACGCTGCCCCAGCAGCTTCAGGTGGCACCTGCCCCAGCACCAGCCCCTGGGACCAAGGCAGCGACTCCCAGCGGCCCTGCACCCACCACCAGCATCCGTTTCACCCTCCCACCGGGCACTTCCACCAACGGCAAAGTCTTGGCCGCCACTGCACCCACTCCTGGCATCCCCATCCTGCAGTCTGTACCCTCCGCCCCACCCCCCAAAG CCCAGTCAGTTTCTCCCGTGCAGGCCCCGCCCCCGGGTGGCTCAGCCCAACTGCTGCCTGGGAAGGTCCTAGTGCCCCTGGCCGCCCCTAGCATGTCAGTGCGGGGTGGAGGGGCCGGCCAGCCGCTGCCACTGGTGAGCCCACCCTTCTCAGTACCTGTGCAGAATGGTGCCCAGCCCCCCAGCAAG ATCATCCAGCTGACCCCGGTGCCTGTGAGCACACCCAGCGGCCTGGTGCCGCCCCTGAGCCCAGCCACACTCCCTGGACCCACTTCACAGCCTCAGAAggtcctgctgccctcctccacCAG AATCACCTATGTGCAGTCAGCGGGCGGGCACGCGCTGCCCCTGGGTACCAGCCCTGCATCCAGCCAGGCTGGAACAGTCACCTCGTACGGGCCCACGAGCTCTGTAGCTCTAGGCTTCACCTCGCTGGGGCCCAGTGGCCCCGCCTTCGTGCAGCCCCTGCTCTCAG CAGGCCAAGCCCCACTGCTGGCTCCCGGTCAGGTGGGCGTGTCGCCTGTGCCCAGTCCCCAGCTGCCACCTGCCTGTGCAGCCCCCGGAGGTCCTGTCATAACGGCGTTTTACTCTGGCAGCCCTGCACCCACCTCCTCAGCACCCCTGGCCCAGCCGTCGCAGGCCCCCCCAAGCCTGGTCTACACTGTGGCCACCAGCACAACCCCACCTGCAGCCACCATTCTGCCCAAGGGCCCGCCTGCCACTGCCACCCCAGCCCCGACTAGCCCTTTCCCTAGTGCCACAG CAGGTTCCATGACCTACAGCTTAGTGGCCCCCAAGGCCCAGCGGCCCAGCCCGAAGGCCCCCCAGAAAGTGAAGGCAGCCATCGCCAGCATTCCTGTGGGGTCCTTTGAGGCAGGTGCCTCTGGGCGACCTGGCCCTGCACCCCGGCAGCCTCTGGAGCCTGGCCCAGTCCGAGAGCCAACTGCCCCAGAGTCTGAGCTTGAGGGGCAGCCCACACCACCAGCCCCTCCACCTGCCCCAGAGACCTGGACTCCCACGGCCCGGAGCAGCCCCCCACCGCCCCCGCCTGCTGAGGAGCGGACCAGCGCCAAGGGTCCTGAGACCATG GCCAGCAAATTCCCCAGCTCATCTTCAGACTGGCGCGTCCCTGGGCAGGGCCTGGAGAATCGTGGGGAGCCTCCCactcctcccagcccagccccagctccagccgTAGCCCCTGGTGGCAGCGAGAGCAGCAGTGGACGGGCAGCCGGGGATACCCCCGAGCGCAAGGAGGCGGCTGGTACTGGCAAGAAGGTGAAGGTGCGGCCCCCGCCCCTGAAGAAGACCTTTGACTCTGTGGACAA CAGGGTCCTGTCAGAAGTGGACTTCGAAGAGCGCTTTGCTGAGCTGCCTGAGTTTCGGCCTGAGGAGGTGCTGCCCTCCCCCACCCTGCAGTCTCTGGCCACCTCACCCCGGGCCATCCTGGGCTCTTACCGCAAGAAGAGGAAGAACTCCACGG ACCTGGATTCAGCACCCGAGGACCCTACCTCGCCCAAGCGCAAGATGAGAAGACGCTCCAGCTGCAGCTCGGAGCCCAACACCCCCAAGAGTGCCAAGTGCGAGGGGGACATCTTCACCTTTGACCGTACAG GTACAGAAGCCGAGGATGTGCTTGGGGAGCTAGAGTATGAGAAGGTGCCGTACTCCTCCCTGCGGCGCACCCTAGACCAGCGCCGGGCCCTGGTCATGCAGCTCTTCCAGGACCATGGCTTCTTCCCATCAG cccaggccacagcCGCCTTCCAGGCCCGCTATGCAGACATCTTCCCCTCCAAGGTTTGTCTGCAGTTGAAGATCCGTGAGGTGCGCCAGAAGATCATGCAGGCAGCCACTCCCACCGAGCAGCCCCCTGGAGCTGAGGCTCCTCTCCCTGTACCGCCCCCCACTGGCACCgctgctgcccctgcccccactcccagccctgcGGGGGGCCCTGACCCCACCTCGCCCAGCTCAGACTCTGGCACGGTCCAGGCTGCCCCGCCACTGCCTCCGCCCCCAGAGTCGGGGCCTGGACAGCCTGGCTGGGAAGGGGCTCCCCAGCCCTCTCCCCCACCGCCAGGTCCCTCCACAGCTGCCACAGGCAGGTGA